A segment of the Brienomyrus brachyistius isolate T26 chromosome 4, BBRACH_0.4, whole genome shotgun sequence genome:
TTGTATGTTTTCTGCATTATAGCTAAAACCTATTGTCTTTGGGGTTAGGTGTAGTGTATGTGGGtatatattttgatattgtagGGTTGTGTGTAGTGATTGTTTAATCTTTTGGCTTgtaattattttggttgtgggGGATGGTCTTATTCAGTATAAAGGTGTGGCTGAGGGCGGAGGTGTCTCAAAGGACAACCCCTGGAGTAGGAGCGAACCATGTGCTGCTATGGCAAAAGAGGGAATTGGGGTTTAGTTCTGTTTCGCTTTGGTTAGTTATATGTAGTGCTTATTTCGTTTATCCCTTTTGTATGTGAATTGGTTTGGCCAAACCAGTATATATGTTCTCTCATGTTTCCTTATTGAGAAGGTCAGTTTTGCTTCAGTTACTGTTTTGCTTTGTAATGTTATGTTTTGTCGACCTCTTTTATGGGCCCAGTTATTAAGGTTTCAGTTTATTGTTTGTATTTTGGGGGTCAATAAAGCCCTATTTCTTTAAGTTCCTGTGTTTGTCGCCTTGCTGCTTGGTCCCTTACAGTAAGTGACAAACAAAAGATTAAACATTAAAGACAAGTGCAGACCAAACTTGAAAAATAAATCCGAAATCGCGGGTGATGCTTTTAGATGTTGAATAGCCAaatatcagttttaaaaacgttttaaaatggttttaaaaatccatccattttccaaaccgcttatcctactgggttgcggagggtccggagcctatcccggaaacaatgggaaTTTTAAAAATCGATTCGTTCAAACTTACGAATCAGTTTGACCCGTTCACTAAaaaaatgagttaaaaagaaCGATTTGTTCACGAATTGGCCATCatcactaagcagtacataCTAGTGCAGAATACACGAAGCATCGgagcaaagaatttgcatcgaAGATTCtttgtaatcgagttattcgagttactcgatgaatcgttgCAACCCTAGTAAGGAACGTCATAGTCTTGAGCAAATAAAAAGGTTTTTACTTGTATTTGAAATCTGAAACTGAGATAAACAGATGAATAGCAGTAGGGAGGGAGCCTCCATAGTCGGGGATCTAGATAGGAAAATGCACCAACCATAGCTGTGGAGTTTTGATGGAGGGATGAGGAGAGAGCCAGGAGAGAAGGATCTCAAGGAGGCTATTATTTTGAAGATGGGTAAGAAGCTGGGAGTAGATTATACATTCCAATGTTTTTGAGGAGAAAGGAAGATTAGAAATTGGGCGCTAGGTAAGGTTAGTTGGGTCAAGACCAGGCTTTTTAAGGATAGGGGTGATGGCCGCTACTTTGAAGGCAGTACAAGCATGACATTGGTCTAGGGATAGATTAAAGAGAGTGGTGAGGAAGGGACCAAGCATCAATGATTAAATCAAATATATTCTCTGTAGGCCTCAACATGGAGAGTCAGGTGGGTTTCTTGAGTAGTCTCTCAAGTCTATGGCCTCTACAGCTCAGGAGTATACCAAAGGGCAGGGGGAGGAAAGCACACCAGTTTGGTTTTCAAGGGGGCTCACGCTGATTACAGCAcgttgccacccccaccacatgacaaaccacctcagggatgagaacctgaatgCAGCAGGTGATACCTGAGCACCACATTAGTCTGAAAAGACCACTGTGAGTATTTTTTCAGTGGCTGGACTGCCAATCCTGcattttccctgtaagttggagaatctccttacagggctggatgcagattaacatcatacccagaatGAAACAATTGTAGGTTTcattgttgggcccttgagtaggATCACTCCTGGAATTCATAgtattcaaaccagcaaccttctgattgctGACACAGATCCCTGACCTGAGAGCCACCACTCTGACTGGTACATGATTAAAGATGTAACTAAAATTAGTCGGAGTGGCAGGTTACAGTGAGACACGGCATGTCAACATCATTATGCATgatccatattatacagaatacTTAGTGGAGATGGAGTGAATGTTCAGAAATGGTTTCAATATCCGGCCCAACtctctgtgtgcagtttgcatggtctccctgtatcTATGCTGGTTTCTTCTCagttctccggtttcctcccacagtccaaagacacgtggttcaggtgaattggtgcctctaaagCTGCCCATAGTAACTGTGTGTGAATGTCTTAACCCAAAACTATGTGTGTTGTacataaaaataatacaataaaaatttAATACCTGATAAAAAACATTGTTTTGGACAATGTTATGCAAATAATAAAATTGCAGTATCCCAGTTTGGATAAGATAAAAGTGTCAGTAActgtctccaggtctttggctgttGGTGTGGTTTAAGCCTGGCTCTTGAGCTCAGCTGACGGAAACTGCCctcacaacagcatttacagtcaaacctcagatTGCTAGcaacttggtttgcgagtgttttgaAAGACGATTATTATGTATACGCTTTATCTGCAGAGTGTCatgtgatcacaactgagccgatggttcttctctctctctatcttgcTGCGGGACTGTGGGTAATTGTCTCCCATGCTTGGTCTCAGTCAGCAtccctcactcgtatagtcaaagtttagtagaaaagcatcacccgaataagggtgtagcagtgcaagcgatgaatctgtttaacaacaatgcaatgtccacatttctgtGAAATTGAAAGGAGGCAAcagcggctgtcattggataggttccttgttaaaatcgcacaaaaagaaaaagactccagtgagccaacagatagcagtgattctggTAGTTATAGCAAAAGTCGTCCtccaaaataaccctcctcttctcctctctctcgtcttCTTCAAACCAActacgattcttttcaaaggtaaagtgcaggttaatttgttttatgtattttaacggtatattttgtattagtcatttttatatgaatatttttggaaaCGAATCGTCCGAGTTTCCATTACTTCTAAAGGGAAAAATTGATTTgatatacagtcaggtccataaatattgggacatcgacacaattctaatctttttggctctatacaccacctcaatggatttgaaatggaatgaacaagatgtgctttaactgcagactttcagctttaatttgagggtatttacatacaaatcaggtgaacggtgtaggaattacagcagtttgtatatctgccacccactttttaagggaccaaaagtaatgggacaaattaacaatcataaatcaaactttcactttttaatacttggttgcaaatcctttgccgtcaattacagcctgaagtccggaatgcacaggcatcatcaaacgctgggttacatccctagtgatgctctgccaggcctctactgcaactgtcttctgttcctacttgttcttggggcatttccccttcagttttgtctttagcaagtgaaatacacactcaatcggattcaggtcaggtgattgacttggccattgcataatattccacttctttgccttaaaaaactctttagttgctttcgcagtatgcttcaggtcattgtccatctgcactatgaagcaccgtccaatgagttctgaagcatttggctgaatatgagcagataatattgccTGAAACTcttcagaattcatcctgctgcttttgtcagcaggcacatcatcaataaatacaagggaaccagttccagtggcagccatacatgcccacgccatgacactaccaccaccatacttcactgatgatgtggtatgttttggatcgtgagcagttcctttccgtctccatactcttctcttcccatcactctggtacaagatgatctttgtctcatctgtccataggatgttgttccagaactgtaaaggcttttttagatgttgtttggcaaactctaatctggccttcctgtttttgaggctcaccaatggtttacatctttagtttaaccctctgtattcactctagtgaagtcttctcttgattgttgaccttgacacacatacacctacttcctggagagtgtccttgatctggccaactgttctgaaggggtttttcttcaccagggaaagatttcttcggttatccaccacagttgttttccgtggtcttgcaactcttttggtgttgctgagctcaccggtgcgatctttctttttaagaatgttccaaacagttgatttggctacacctaatgtatttgctatctctctgatgggtttgtttttatttttcagcctaatgatggcttgcttcactgatagtgataggtctttgcatctcatattgagagttgacagcaacggattccaaatgcaaatagcacacttgaaatgaactctagaccttgtatctgctccttgtaaattagataatgagggaatgacacacacttggccatggaacagctgagcagccaattgtcccattacttttggtcccttaaaaagtgggtggcagatatacaaactgctgtaattcctacaccgttcacctgatttgtatgtaagtaccctcaaattaaagctgaaagtctgcagttaaagcacatcttgttcattccatttaaaatccattgaggtggtgtatagagccaaaaagattagaattgtgtcgttgtcccaatatttatggacctgaatgtatgagtgctttggattatgaGCACAtttccggaacgaattatgctcgcaatctgaggttttactgtatttgtttatGAAACTcaatgatgaatcaaagatgacacaaaGATCTTTAGTATGTGACCAGAAGTTTTCTAAaagaggccctaattgttcactgagatcatgaacaaacCCTGAgcgaccaaaactcattacctctgtcttgttctcATTAAACTGGaggaaagtcattgctgtcctgttcttaatatcctccagacagttagaaagggccaccagagagcagcagtcaccaggttttaatggcagatagagctgcgtatcaccggcatagcaatgatattttacattataacgttcacaaatggagcccaaaggaagcatgtatagagggaataggagagtatcacaggactggatatgtttacaagtaaggccatagtactgaaggggtgtggccgtCCCACACAGTGAAGAGGCCATTCATTCATCTCATCTGGGCCTTTTACTAGTGacttaaggtcctggttttcctctcagaccctagtacacactgccaggctcagattcccaatcccacatcctgctgtagcccttcccaagatcagacaccagttttttcttgtattttttCTTGTTCTTATGCCAAAATGACAGTCTGTGtcttttacagcatccccatgcTTCTTCTAAACACACATGACCCTTATTCAAGTATCATACAAACCAAGAATTAATACTTAGAGATgctgtgatgtggaaaatctttATTCCGTTGGttaatttccccacaggtgctgacagtgtgtccacagTGAGCTGGGTGTCTGCAtggagaggaggatctgtcaccatcccatgtttctatggtgacagacataaaactcatgtgaaattttggtgcagagggtataatgtgagttcatgtactcccatagtacacactgactctccacaggagggtaaagtgtcagtcagagatgatcctgaccagcgagtcttcactgtgaccatcaacaatctgacagctgaggaatctgattattattcatgtgctgtgaagatcagtggacgTTCAGATGTTGGAGCATCACTTTACCTGTCAGTCACTAATGGTAAGaattctgtactgcagactgtagccagtgagatgcacagtatgtaacacgtCATTCAATCAGAAAGGAAGgacaataacacaaacaataaaggagaatatttagcatattttaaaacatttttatatagAACAGGttgcacatttacattttattcagtatgATAAATGAGACCTGGGAGAAGTAACAGTCTCAGTTCAAATGAGCTAATTCAgggggttaaatatgataataaATGCCCATATTAGACAAACATAAAAAAGACATGTTTTCACTGGttcatatttataaatattttattactgtGTAAATATCACAATGTTTGTTCCTAATCTGTGTGTTCAGGTCCCCcaaggctgtcagtggacaaacaggaggtgacgggtgtagAAGGAGACAGTGTCACTGTTCAGTGTCACTATAAAAACAGTGACAGTCAGAAGTTGTGGTGTAAgtttgggggctcctgtgcatcagagagatctgtgagtttggatgggaggcctgtcctgatcagggatgacagagTAAACAGATTCTTCAGTGTGACAATGaggggactggagaggaaggacactggctggtactgGTGTGCTGCTGGGTACCACCAGatcccagttcatattactgtcagtCAGACAACTACAACCACAACCAGCACTGAACGTAAGTAACTGATTTAAATCTGGCTGTGAATCATTTATGTTTCAATACAAATAGACAAATACTAAATGATCCCAAAAGTGTCACTAACAAAGGGGGTCTGTGCttttttgtggggataatcGTG
Coding sequences within it:
- the LOC125740831 gene encoding polymeric immunoglobulin receptor-like codes for the protein MDPLMLLFLLIAGLTGADSVSTVSWVSAWRGGSVTIPCFYGDRHKTHVKFWCRGYNVSSCTPIVHTDSPQEGKVSVRDDPDQRVFTVTINNLTAEESDYYSCAVKISGRSDVGASLYLSVTNGPPRLSVDKQEVTGVEGDSVTVQCHYKNSDSQKLWCKFGGSCASERSVSLDGRPVLIRDDRVNRFFSVTMRGLERKDTGWYWCAAGYHQIPVHITVSQTTTTTTSTEHGGNNEKLRWEQVLDAVLKAGTGVFYLICTIIAIQLHWTSCRKRGSNQREAEGGANTNHGS